The following nucleotide sequence is from Zea mays cultivar B73 chromosome 1, Zm-B73-REFERENCE-NAM-5.0, whole genome shotgun sequence.
gcggcctttgctgctggcttcccctgtcatcattctgggtggaatgaatcgatctgacatgtctaggatgaaacctccctccgaagcccctggctattttggaaaatctgtaagcttcctaccttctctgtcgaaagtcattgtcagcgcgaatgtattcatccatcttctgaagcaatttatccagagtctgagggggtttcctggcaaagtattgggttgaaggtcccggccgaagccccttaatcatggcctcaatgacaatttcattgggcactgttggcgcttgtgccctcaggcgtaagaatcttcggacatacgcctgaagatattcttcgtggtcttgggtgcactggaataggtcttgagcagtgaccggcttcgtttgaaacccttgaaaactggtgatcagcatatccttcagcttctgccatgatgtgattgttcctggccgaagagaggagcaccaggtttgtgcaacattcttaacagccatgacgaaagatttcgccatgactgcagtattgccaccataggaagatattgttgcttcgtagctcatcagaaactgcttcggatctgagtggccgtcgtacatgggtagttgaggtggcttgtaggacggaggccaaggtgtagcctgcagttctgctgacagaggggaagcatcatcaaaagcaaaatttccatgatggaaattctcatgccagtcatcttcgttgaagaagccctcctgatgaagctctctgtgctggggccttcggttctgctcatcttgagtaagatggcgaacttcttcagaggcttcgtctatctgcctttgcaggtcagctagcctagccatcttttccttcttcctttgcacctgttgatgaagcatctccatatctctgatctcttgatccaattcgtcctcttgaggcgttggactggtggccttcctcttctggcttcgggcttcccgaagagagagggtctcctggttggggtccagcggttgcagagctgcagcccctgttgctgaagctttctttggcggcatgacgaaggtctatgcttgtcgaagatgttcgaaactcaaaaagtggaagtgagttcaccggaggtgggcgccaatgttggggacttgttctcaaatgcttagagttaagaacaaggcaacatgaaaaagtgttaaatgttaaaatccttcgtcctttgagacattatctcccttcggatataatgaattccggacgaaggttgtgaagaaaaaaaaatcttcgtaagcacaataaacgATGAGAAAGAATTtatatacgaaatacgaaaaataatataaacattatcatcaacttatttttatttgcattaccatatcaacaataacaaattatagatgtaccttcggtttgacggaaagtaagaatacgggcgtgatgcaaaaagcgaatgccaagtcagcgttcatctatttataggcaagggacgcagcccatgtacaattacattcatgccctttacatttgctaataactctatagtaattctttgaggtctaatttgccttttcatctttaagtcggttccccttttctgctgtcatgccgaagcttttctgcgcacaacTTCGTGATCACCTAGACCTTCGTCATGGTCATCTTTCGTcttgttcaggcttcgtcctgactgtGCTCTTGTATACTTATGATCCGAttacgaagatacctgctcacatattttacttggaaaacattgtcaaatcatgtttttgaggatcttcggaagccgaaggcccccaacaagatcAGATTAGGATCGAGCTCTATTTTTATTAATTTTTatactaaaatttatttagggtTATATCATTTTGTGAAAAAGTATTTGGAGCACGATCCATTACATCGTCATCAATCTAACGGCTTAAAATAAACGTCGACGTGGACAGTGTAAATGCGCAGCTTGCTTGGTACACAACCTTTACTATGTAAATAAATAAATTCTGAATCTGCTAGCTCCTGCAGATATCCATGCGAAGCGACAACTCAGAGCAAGCTTAGCGGCCAATGCCAGGTCTAGTAGTATTTTACCATTTCATCCAATTCTCCGAAGCAAAGGCCTTCTAGCGGGCCAACTTCCTTTACCTGCTGATGGACCGGCGTAGGCTATCGCGGACAGGCAGCGGGACTTCTTCTCCTCATGGGCCGTTCGACTCCGGCCTATTTTTCGTCGTCAGCGACAGCGTCAGGGGGATAAGAACGCTCGAGCAAGGTATCATCCCGACATCATCCCGCGCCGCGGCCGGGGACCGCGTGTCCCACCACCTGTCGACGCGGCGTGGGAGACGTGCGCCGCGTGCGTGCGCGTCGCCGCCCGGCCGTTCTAGACCTGTAGACCTTGGGGCTCTGGAGCTCCATTATATACAGAGGCAAGTGGGAGCCGTTTGTTCAGCACCGCTACTTGTGCTCCCCCAACGCTACTACCGCCGCTAGCTGGTTCAAGTGCGGCGAGCGGAGCCGGAGACCGGTAGAGGAAATTAAGAGGCGTCGATCGGGCATGGGGTGCGACGACAAGTGCGGGTGCGCCGTGCCGTGCCCCGGCGGCAAAGACTGCAGGTGCACGTCGGGGAGCGGCGGGCAGCGGGAGCACACGACTTGCGGCTGCGGGGAGCACTGCGAGTGCAGCCCGTGCACGTGTGGCCGGGCCACGATGCCGTCCGGCCGCGAGAACAGGAGGGCTAACTGCTCCTGCGGGGCGTCCTGCAACTGCGCATCCTGCGCCTCGGCCTGATCCATGCGCCTCGCCCTCGTGCTACCGCGCTGCCTAGTGGAGGGAGTTGTCTAGTGAGGCTCTGGAGACGAAGCAACTAGCACTACTTCTAATAAAGGGGCTTGTGTCATGCTCGCCAGACGCATCACGCGCTGCATCTGCATCGTGGTATCGTGTAGTAAGTTTGTGTATGAATAAACACTACCACTTTATGTCTCGCACTACCAGGGCGCAGCACTCCGTGCATTATTCAACGTGTCAACCTAAAAATCACAAAATCTACTCAATTCAACCATCACAATGGTTTCTATTAAAACTATACATGTAGTAGGAGTACCATCTAGTTCCTTAAAACCTGAAGGCGATTGGGACGTTGCACGTTTCCGGGCTATGGACAGCCAGCACCGCGACACGTgtggctgcttcggacccgacatACACGCGCATACACGCAGCTTCGGACCCGACATACACgcggctgcttcggacccgacatACGTGTGGCTGCTTCGGACCTGACGTTTTTATTTAATATCACGCGTTCCGCGTTTGCGTGCCCAGCTTTGGGACCCGAAAATTTCGTTCGACGTGCGTGTCGAGCCCTCTTCGTCACATCACGCGCTCCCCACTCGCCCCCACCTCCTTCGTTCCCACAAGCCGGACAGGTGGGAGCCGACGTCGTCGTAGATGTCGAAGGACAGCCTTGACTTCGACTCGCTGTCGTCGTCGCAGATATCGAAGGACGACCCTGACTCGCCGCCGTCGTAGATGTCGGGGGATGGCTCCGGCAGCGGGAATAGGTGGGAGCCGGATCTGAGCGGCGGCCGGAGGCAGACGCCGCCGGACCAGGTGCTGGGGAACGTGACGCGGAGGAGGACTTCAACTTGCCGCCGGAGGACGATCCCAGCGGCGGAGAAGGACTCCAACTCGCCGCCGTCGTAGGTGTCGGAGGATGATCCCGGCGGCACGGACAGGCGGGAGTACGACCCTCAATTTAGGTATATCAGTATATATTTGGGGATGCTAACATCTCAACCATCTCTCTGGATTTTTGGTCATTGAAACATATATTCAGACATTCAGTTGCCCGTATAGCGACGAGTTCGATGTAAATGCTATTGCTGCTGTGGTGCTGTCCCTAAGTGCATAGTGCTGCTTCACATAATATAAATCCATTTCGGTTTTGATTTATGCAACAGTTGTTCGGTGGTAGCAAAACTCGAACCTAGCTGTCATTAGAGAAGTTTTGCACTTTTGTGCCTTTGAGACCCATGGGTTCATGACCAAGTTGTTGCCATAATTACTAATGTATAACCATTTTAGAAAGGAATTTCAATTCTAGATCTGAACACTTAGATGCAGCGCCTTTTGGTTATTTTCAAGATTGGCTTGTGGTATCTGAGTAATATGGTTCGTACACTGGCACATGGACAACATTAGTACAGTGTACAAAACAGAGAACTCAAGCAGGGAAGACTTTTTTTGTATCGAAGTTGCTTCCTTTTGATCAACTACTTACATAACTGAATTATGAGCTTTAAAAAAGTATAAAACAAACAGAGGAGGAAACAATCTAGCACACAATGTACCTTCTTGTTGCTTGTGTTCAATTTTCTTATATCACTGTCAATGCTACAACTTAACATCATCTTAAGTGTGAATCAGTTGATGCAAACTCCATACATTAACTATTTTTGTTAGATTCTGTACAATTTTTTAAATAAATACGCCTTAAACTGTTGGGAGTATGGGGTCGGCGAGCTGTATACCCCACCAGTTCCTCAGCTACGGCTCTGATCCCTTCCCCGATGACGTTTTTTCTATTGTTTTACACCCCCACCTTGTTGTTTTCCTATTGTTTTTCTAGGTATACTGGCAGGCTTCTCCTTTTTCTGCTTCAGTGAATGCTATTAGCACAGCCCCAAAGTTGTCCCAAAAGCGATCTCTAGGATTTGAGTAGACAACTGAACTTGCTATTTGTTTAAGCCAAGGTCTGTAAGCTTTCATTTTATTGCAGATATCTTAGTAGATCTTATCTGATGTCGTGCTTActcttttattttcttattttcaTCTCATATAGAGGTTCAAACAAATGAGTGTTTGGAGAACAATGGGGGTTGCTTCCTGGGCAAAGCTAATAATGTACAATATTTACTATTAAGCTCAAAATTCAAAATGAATCATAGACTCAATCCAAAGAACCATGCCTTATTACTTGTTGTTCCTTAGTCTTATGGATTATTCAGACTTCCTACTTACCATGGTATA
It contains:
- the LOC542475 gene encoding EC protein homolog, coding for MGCDDKCGCAVPCPGGKDCRCTSGSGGQREHTTCGCGEHCECSPCTCGRATMPSGRENRRANCSCGASCNCASCASA